A genome region from Megalobrama amblycephala isolate DHTTF-2021 linkage group LG16, ASM1881202v1, whole genome shotgun sequence includes the following:
- the LOC125248331 gene encoding E3 ubiquitin/ISG15 ligase TRIM25-like isoform X1 — MAESAVSQYVDQFSCPVCLDPLKEPVTIPCGHSYCMSCITDCWGQKEQGPPYRCPQCRESFSQRPLLKKNTLIAEMMETLQKTSLQTAAVECDVCTTEKNRAAKSCLQCLASFCQTHLQPHYESPAFMKHKLVEASRNIQENICLSHGKLLEIYCQDDHQCICYLCMIDGHKNHNTVSVDSEWTSKKKELKKVKVAYQKLIQERERGQRELREAVKSFKSSALETMEDIEKVFTELICSLEKKRSEIKEQIRAQEKTEIDRAEELHKHLDQELTELRKRQAEIEKLLITDDQIQCLKSCQSVCVLPSFEDVPSFTQHTHLSFKDISISAFKEVLEDACQQQTARISREVSNVHVAQTPEPKTPNTFWQYFCELQLDPNTASKELKLSEGNRKASHLVEVQQYPDHPERFDGFIYILCREGLYGRCYWEVECSGNDWSVAVCYKGIGRKGKSDACRLGGNKKSWRFSLDEQDVYFLHDKAHVSIPAVCSSRIGVYLDHRAGTLSFYSISDTMTLLHRVQTTFTEPLYPAFYSGQGSSVRIIEVQK, encoded by the exons ATGGCCGAGTCTGCAGTGAGTCAGTATGTGGATCAGTTCAGCTGTCCAGTCTGTTTGGATCCTCTGAAGGAGCCGGTGACgattccctgtggacacagttactgtatgaGCTGTATTACTGACTGCTGGGGCCAGAAGGAGCAGGGGCCACCGTACCGCTGTCCCCAATGCAGAGAGAGCTTCAGTCAGAGACCTCTACTGAAGAAGAACACTCTGATAGCTGAGATGATGGAGACGCTGCAGAAGACGTCCCTACAAACGGCTGCTGTGGAGTGTGATGTTTGCACTACAGAGAAGAACAGAGCTGCAAAGTCCTGTCTGCAGTGCTTGGCCTCCTTCTGTCAAACTCACCTGCAGCCTCACTATGAATCTCCTGCGTTTATGAAGCACAAACTAGTCGAAGCTTCCAGAAACATTCAGGAGAACATCTGCCTCAGTCATGGGAAACTTCTGGAGATTTACTGTCAGGATGATCATCAGTGCATTTGTTATTTGTGTATGATTGACGGTCATAAAAACCACAATACAGTGTCTGTGGATTCAGAATGGACTAGTAAAAAG AAAGAGCTAAAGAAGGTAAAGGTGGCATATCAGAAGCTGATCCAGGAGCGAGAGAGAGGTCAGCGGGAACTCAGAGAAGCTGTGAAGTCTTTTAAA AGTTCAGCTCTAGAGACCATGGAGGACATTGAGAAggtcttcactgagctcatctgCTCTCTTGAGAAGAAACGCTCTGAGATTAAAGAGCAGATCAGAGCTCAGGAGAAGACTGAGATAGATCGAGCAGAGGAACTTCACAAACATCTGGATCAAGAGCTGACAGAACTCAGAAAAAGACAAGCAGAGATTGAGAAACTTCTGATCACTGATGATCAGATCCAGTGTCTGAAG AGCTgtcagtctgtgtgtgttttacctTCATTTGAAGACGTTCCCAGCTTCACTCAACACACTCATCtgtcttttaaagacatttcaaTCTCAGCGTTTAAGGAGGTTTTGGAGGACGCCTGTCAACAACAAACAGCCAGAATATCTCGAGAAG TGTCAAATGTTCATGTTGCACAGACTCCAGAACCAAAGACTCCAAATACATTTTGGCAAT ATTTCTGTGAACTGCAACTGGATCCAAACACTGCAAGCAAAGAACTCAAACTGTCAGAAGGGAACAGAAAAGCATCACATTTAGTTGAAGTTCAGCAATATCCTGATCACCCAGAGCGATTTGATGGATTTATTTACATCTTGTGCCGAGAGGGTTTGTACGgtcgctgttactgggaggtcGAGTGCAGTGGGAATGACTGGTCTGTAGCAGTTTGTTACAAAGGAATTGGACGTAAAGGAAAAAGTGATGCCTGTAGACTTGGTGGCAACAAAAAATCCTGGAGATTTTCACTCGATGAACAGGATGTCTATTTCCTACATGATAAAGCCCATGTCTCAATCCCTGCTGTCTGCTCCTCTAGGATAGGAGTGTATCTTGATCACagagcaggaactctgtccttctacagcatcTCTGACACAATGACTCTCCTTCACAGAGTCCAGACCACTTTCACTGAACCCTTATACCCTGCTTTTTATTCTGGACAAGGTTCATCTGTCAGGATCATAGAAGtgcagaaataa